The nucleotide sequence TCAATAGAAAAGGTTCCGATTTCTGAGTCAAAAGCAATACATATGGGAGACACATTAGATGGATAATGAACCGTGTGCCCCTTGCCAGTAATAATGTTTGGAATACTGATGGAGGCTTCCAGATGTTCCAGTTGTGCCTTCGCTGATCCTGCAATCATGTTTGCCAATTCACAGACTGCATCACAGACTTCGTCGTTGATTTCATTTGTAGAGATACCAACCAGACGATCCAGAACGCCTATGCCGACGCTCTTGGAGAGGCTTAATACAAGCGTCCCGGCTGCTTTTCCAGAAATTCCAATGACGGCACTCAACTCGTGCTGAGGAATGAGGTCCTGTTTCAGACTCAATCCGGTTCGTTTTGGCGTACAACCCAGCATCATTTCAAAAACAGAGATGGTTGCGCTAATGATGGGATTCACAAATTCTGCGGTGAGTTCAGACTTACCGACGGTACTGGTTGACGTCATTATCTAATTCCTGTTTCCTGAGAATCATTCAACTTCAGTGATTCAGTTATTCTGAGAATTTTGTAGAAGTCATGATGTCGATGGATTTCCACTACTGTTGCTCGAAATACACAACAGAAGCCACACGACGAACGATGCTTCAAAATTAAATGTGCACTTACAGCATA is from Gimesia maris and encodes:
- a CDS encoding chemotaxis protein CheX, which codes for MTSTSTVGKSELTAEFVNPIISATISVFEMMLGCTPKRTGLSLKQDLIPQHELSAVIGISGKAAGTLVLSLSKSVGIGVLDRLVGISTNEINDEVCDAVCELANMIAGSAKAQLEHLEASISIPNIITGKGHTVHYPSNVSPICIAFDSEIGTFSIEAGFSDR